The following nucleotide sequence is from Synechococcus sp. KORDI-52.
CGGCGATGCGCTGCACAGAACAGTGGGCCTCCTCGAGCCGCCAGCTGATGCCGTCGTCATCCCGGCTGCAGACGGTGACATAGCCCTCGTCGCGCCGCAGCCGTGCCAGATGTTGGATGCGGGTCTCCAGGGAGGCTTCGCCGATGCTTTGGCGGTATTGGCTGGCCTTCGACTCCGCCTGCTGGTTCAACAGCTGGCGCAAGGTCGCTTCGGGGAGATGGCTTCGCATCGAATCCAGCAGCCCCAGAGCGAAGCGACCGCTCCCGTCGGGAAACTGGGCCCGTCCTTTGTCCGTGAGGCACCAACGGTTGCTCGGGCGCCCCGGTCCGCTGGCGTTGCTGCTGGCGCAGACCAGGCCGCTGTCAGCGAGGGAGCGCAGATGCCGCCGCATGGCCTGAACTGAAATGCCCACGGCGCCGGCCAGGGTGCCAGCGTCCTCCTCCCCACGCTCTAGCAGCAGGGAGAGCACGGCGTCGCGGGTGCTGGCGGGGGCCGAGGCGCTCATGACGAGGCGAAACCTCCCCACACGATGCCATCGAATTGCCTCGGCATGCCGGCCGGGTTGAGGGTCACAATGGGGAGCCCGCTCACCGGAGGCCTGTTGGCCTAGGCTTCCAGTAAGGAAACCGCGGGGTTTCGTAATCCGCCGCTCCCTCCACTTCCATGTCCGACGCCCCTCAAGAGCCGACAGCAGAAAGCCTGGAGGTCATCCGCAAGTTCGCTGAAACCTACGCACAGCGCACCGGCACCTATTTCTGTGCGGACCCCAGCGTCACCGCCGTTGTACTGAAGGGTCTGGCGCGTCACAAGGACGATCTGGGGGGAGCGCTGTGCCCTTGCCGCCATTACGAAGACAAGGAGGCCGAGGTCTCCCAAGCCTTCTGGAACTGCCCATGCGTTCCGATGCGCGAACGCAAGGAGTGCCACTGCATGCTCTTCCTCACCGAGGACAACCCCTTCGCTTGCCCTGAGAAGACGCAGACCATCACCACCGAAACGATCAACGCCACCGCCGGCTGAGCTGAATGACCAGTACCTCCACACGGGATCTCGTCAGCCAGCCGTACAAGTACGGCTTCGTCACCGAGATCGAGACCGACAAGATCGCCAAGGGTCTCAGTGAAGAGGTCGTTCGCCTGATTTCGGCCAAGAAGGAGGAGCCGGACTTCCTTCTGCAGTTCCGGCTCAAGGCGTTTCGCCACTGGCTCACCCTCGAGGAGCCCGACTGGGCTGCCCTGGGTTATTCAGAGATCGATTACCAGGACATCGTTTATTACGCGGCTCCCAAGCAGCAGGAGAAGAAGGCCAGCCTCGATGAGGTGGATCCGAAGCTGCTGGAAACCTTCGACAAGCTCGGCATCCCGCTGAGCGAGCAGAAGCGCCTCAGCAACGTGGCGGTGGACGCTGTTTTCGACAGCGTTTCGATTGCCACCACTTACAAGGAGAAGCTGGCGGAACACGGGGTGGTGTTCTGCTCCTTCAGTGAGGCGGTCAAGGAGCACCCCGAGCTGATCGAGCGCTACCTCGGCACGGTGGTTTCCAGCAACGACAACTATTTCGCCGCCCTGAACTCAGCCGTGTTCAGCGACGGATCCTTCGTCTTCATTCCGAAGGGCGTCGAGTGCCCGATGGAGCTGTCCACCTACTTCCGGATCAATTCCGGCGACACCGGACAGTTCGAACGCACCTTGATCGTGGCCGAAGAAGGTGCCTCGGTGAGTTATCTCGAGGGATGCACGGCACCGATGTTCGACACCAACCAGCTGCATGCGGCGGTGGTGGAACTGGTGGCCCTCGACGACGCCTCAATCAAATACTCCACGGTTCAGAACTGGTACGCCGGTGATGAAAACGGCGTCGGCGGGATCTACAACTTCGTTACCAAGCGCGGCCAGTGCCGCGGTGATCGCAGCCGCATCAGCTGGACCCAGGTCGAGACCGGTTCGGCCATCACCTGGAAGTATCCAAGTTGCGTGCTGCAGGGTGCTGATTCGGTGGGTGAGTTCTATTCTGTGGCCCTCACCAACAACTGCCAGCAGGCCGACACCGGGACCAAGATGGTCCACGTCGGACCACGCACCCGCTCCACGATCGTGAGCAAGGGCATCAGTGCCGGGCGCTCCAGCAACAGCTACCGCGGGCTCGTGCAGATGGGGCCCAATGCCAAAGGTGCCCGCAACTACAGCCAATGTGATTCGATGCTGATCGGCGATCAAGCGGCTGCGAACACCTACCCCTACATCCGTTCGCAGCAGCCGCAGGCGGCCATCGAACATGAGGCCAGCACCTGTCGCATCTCCGAAGACCAGCTCTTCTATCTGCAGAGCCGTGGCATCGGGTTTGAAGAGGCCGTCTCGATGATGGTCAGCGGCTTCTGCCGCGACGTCTTCAATCAACTGCCGATGGAGTTTGCCGCTGAGGCCGACAAACTGCTGGCCCTCAAACTCGAGGGGTCCGTGGGCTGATCCCCTCCCGACCTTGTCTCTGTTTTTTTAACGACGCCTTCCGTGATTCGCCCTGACGCTGAGCTGCTGCTCGACATCCAAGACCTGCATGCCTCCGTTGAGGACAAGCCCATTCTCAAGGGGGTGAATCTGCAGGTGCGGGCTGGTGAGGTGCATGCCGTGATGGGCCGCAACGGCAGTGGCAAGAGCACGCTCTCCAAGGTGTTGGCCGGGCACCCGGCCTATCGGGTCACGGGCGGCACCGTTCGTTATCGCGGCCAGGATCTGTTTGAGCTGGAGCCCGAAGAGCGGGCGCGGCTGGGGGTGTTCCTCGGATTCCAGTACCCCGTTGAGATCCCTGGCGTCAGCAACTTGGAATTCCTGCGGGTTTCCACCAATGCCCGGCGCGAGAAACAGGGTCAGGAAGAGCTCGATACGTTTGCCTTTGAGGACCACGTGAACGACAAGCTCAAGGTGGTGCAGATGGACCCTGCTTTCCTCGAGCGCAGCGTGAATGAAGGCTTCTCCGGGGGCGAGAAAAAGCGCAACGAGATTCTGCAGATGGCGCTGCTGGAGCCCGTGGTGGCGATCCTGGATGAAACCGATTCCGGCCTGGATATCGATGCCCTGCGCATCGTGGCCGGTGGTGTGAACCAGCTGGCGACGGAAGACAACGCCACGCTGCTGATCACCCACTACCAGCGTCTTCTCGATGAGATCACACCGGACTATGTGCATGTGATGGCGGCAGGCCGGATCCTGCGCACCGGAGGCCGGGAGCTGGCCCTTGAGCTGGAGCAGACCGGATACGACTGGGTGGATCAGGAACTGGCCGCCCAGGGAGCAGCTTGACCATGGCGAGCAGTGTGCTGGCGCCAGTGCAGGAGCGCGGTCGAGCCGCGCTTGAACAGCTTGGTCTGCCCAACCGCCGCCAGGAGCCCTGGCGTCTCACCGACCTCAAACGGCTTGCAGCTGTCTCGGAATTGCCCGCCAGTGCCTCGCCACTGTCTGAGCCCCTGCCGGCCAGCCTTGACGGGGTGACCCGTCTGGTGCTGAATGGTTTTGATGATCCCCTGGCCGGCCAGATTCTTCCGGAGGGAATCACGGCGCTGAATGCTGAAGAGCTGGAGCAGGCCCTCGGCCACACCCTTGATCGCTGCGGTTGTGCCCAGGTCTGGCCCGTAGAGTTCAACCATGCCAAAGCCCAGCAGATCCTGGCCCTCAGGGTGCGGGGACGGGTCGGCCCGTTGGAGCTGGTGCTGGCTGCCGGTGCCGGCTTGAACGCCACGCGGGTGCTGCTGCTGCTGGAGGAAAAAGCTGAACTTGAGTTGATGCAGGTGCTGCTGGCTGAGGGGGCATCGGCCCACAGCCATGTGCTGGAAGTGCATCTGGGGCAGGAAGCCCAACTGCGCCATGGCGTGCTGGCCACGGCGGATGGCGCGTCATCGCTGATGGCTCATCTGGCTGTCGAGCAGGAGCCCCGCAGCTCCTATGCCCTTACTTCGGTGGTTCAGGGTTGGAACCTGGGACGGGTGGAGCCTCGGGTGGTGCAGGTGGATGGCCAGGCAGAGACCGTGCTCAAAGGTCTGGCTGTCACCGGCGCCGAGCAGCAGCTGGCCACCCACACCGCGGTGCGCTTCGACGGGCCGGAGGGGGAGCTGGATCAATTGCAGAAATGCCTGGCCGGCGGCCAGTCCCACGCGATTTTCAACGGCGCCATCAGTGTTCCCCGCGATGCTCAGCGCACCAACGCTGCGCAGTTGAGCCGCAACCTGTTGCTGTCTGATCGGGCCCGGGTGGACACCAAGCCCGAGTTGGAGATTGTGGCTGACGATGTGCGCTGCGCTCACGGCGCCACCGTGTCGCAGCTTCAGGACGACGAGCTCTTCTATCTCCAGAGCCGGGGCATCGCTGCGGGGGATGCAACGGCGCTGCTGCTGCGCGGGGCCTGCCAGGAGGTGATCGCCCAGCTTCCTGCTGCTGCGCAGGTTTGGCGCCCCCTGGAGCGCGTGATGGAGAGCCTCGCCCCATGACGATCGCCGCCGAGGCACGATCCAGTGCTGATTTCGTGGATTTATCGACGCGATATCGTGCCGACTTTCCGATTCTCGAGCAGCGGGCCCCCGACGGTCGGCCGCTGATCTACCTCGATCACGCGGCCACCAGCCAGAAGCCCCGTCAGGTGCTGGAGGCTCTGCAGCATTACTACAGCTGCGACAACGCCAACGTGCATCGTGGTGCGCACCAGCTCAGTGCCCG
It contains:
- a CDS encoding ArsR family transcriptional regulator, whose translation is MSASAPASTRDAVLSLLLERGEEDAGTLAGAVGISVQAMRRHLRSLADSGLVCASSNASGPGRPSNRWCLTDKGRAQFPDGSGRFALGLLDSMRSHLPEATLRQLLNQQAESKASQYRQSIGEASLETRIQHLARLRRDEGYVTVCSRDDDGISWRLEEAHCSVQRIAEEFPAVCDQELLLIRRTVPDCRVERVHWRLEGGHACGFRITPLAQG
- a CDS encoding ferredoxin-thioredoxin reductase catalytic domain-containing protein encodes the protein MSDAPQEPTAESLEVIRKFAETYAQRTGTYFCADPSVTAVVLKGLARHKDDLGGALCPCRHYEDKEAEVSQAFWNCPCVPMRERKECHCMLFLTEDNPFACPEKTQTITTETINATAG
- the sufB gene encoding Fe-S cluster assembly protein SufB, translated to MTSTSTRDLVSQPYKYGFVTEIETDKIAKGLSEEVVRLISAKKEEPDFLLQFRLKAFRHWLTLEEPDWAALGYSEIDYQDIVYYAAPKQQEKKASLDEVDPKLLETFDKLGIPLSEQKRLSNVAVDAVFDSVSIATTYKEKLAEHGVVFCSFSEAVKEHPELIERYLGTVVSSNDNYFAALNSAVFSDGSFVFIPKGVECPMELSTYFRINSGDTGQFERTLIVAEEGASVSYLEGCTAPMFDTNQLHAAVVELVALDDASIKYSTVQNWYAGDENGVGGIYNFVTKRGQCRGDRSRISWTQVETGSAITWKYPSCVLQGADSVGEFYSVALTNNCQQADTGTKMVHVGPRTRSTIVSKGISAGRSSNSYRGLVQMGPNAKGARNYSQCDSMLIGDQAAANTYPYIRSQQPQAAIEHEASTCRISEDQLFYLQSRGIGFEEAVSMMVSGFCRDVFNQLPMEFAAEADKLLALKLEGSVG
- the sufC gene encoding Fe-S cluster assembly ATPase SufC; its protein translation is MIRPDAELLLDIQDLHASVEDKPILKGVNLQVRAGEVHAVMGRNGSGKSTLSKVLAGHPAYRVTGGTVRYRGQDLFELEPEERARLGVFLGFQYPVEIPGVSNLEFLRVSTNARREKQGQEELDTFAFEDHVNDKLKVVQMDPAFLERSVNEGFSGGEKKRNEILQMALLEPVVAILDETDSGLDIDALRIVAGGVNQLATEDNATLLITHYQRLLDEITPDYVHVMAAGRILRTGGRELALELEQTGYDWVDQELAAQGAA
- the sufD gene encoding Fe-S cluster assembly protein SufD, translated to MASSVLAPVQERGRAALEQLGLPNRRQEPWRLTDLKRLAAVSELPASASPLSEPLPASLDGVTRLVLNGFDDPLAGQILPEGITALNAEELEQALGHTLDRCGCAQVWPVEFNHAKAQQILALRVRGRVGPLELVLAAGAGLNATRVLLLLEEKAELELMQVLLAEGASAHSHVLEVHLGQEAQLRHGVLATADGASSLMAHLAVEQEPRSSYALTSVVQGWNLGRVEPRVVQVDGQAETVLKGLAVTGAEQQLATHTAVRFDGPEGELDQLQKCLAGGQSHAIFNGAISVPRDAQRTNAAQLSRNLLLSDRARVDTKPELEIVADDVRCAHGATVSQLQDDELFYLQSRGIAAGDATALLLRGACQEVIAQLPAAAQVWRPLERVMESLAP